Proteins co-encoded in one Candidatus Manganitrophaceae bacterium genomic window:
- a CDS encoding DUF11 domain-containing protein: MSIVPLLFLLLLAGFLIPHAVFSAETEDSARFFEGHDWMEKHQPQKAIPIFEEALQKYPDSKVRDLTLFWLGRAYAETGQVEKGRGMSAALEKSFPESPLRPKLAKVLASKEAALARAEKKEKEKEKERERREAKAAASKAIASKKEPPVVAKGEPSEERIPSSRSAAPRQAEGFMLVIPQVADLKIEPAADEKRGYPGEEVEFPIVIANRGNGEDSFTLDSTFPIEYRPTFYAEEGTREPIQTTPALQPDQSFRARLKVHLPPNMTDNQNKTFEIKVASRFDRNSFQWIRKTVVASAPLLLGEYHTDKEHARPGEEVRYTITLLNNGGAEARDVRVRYAYHPALVFLSASPAPERVESAGRAIYWNLSGIKSKGNEKIEVAFKVGDETAAGQQILNRGVYIASVGGEVPFLSPPTSVRQVASLRLEGAKEEQRVVSGDQIFFPFTLTNLGNGPDQFTLKAAGVPSDRLTLYFDKNQDGLYQSGEPEIGETPPLGTRENVSILVGVKVPAGRDGERLDVRLEAQSKQDAKATVTASRALLLSLPMVVVQTQMQSRDSIPGGVISYQATVTNTGSGLARNVVISEVVPPELEFVHADPEPTEKDGKRWVWKMNELGPQQKRTFAVSVRIRKGLSAGTVVQKQTETQYQDLHGNRYP, encoded by the coding sequence TTGTCGATTGTCCCCCTCCTTTTTCTCCTTTTGCTCGCCGGCTTTTTGATTCCGCACGCCGTCTTCTCTGCGGAGACGGAGGACAGCGCCCGCTTCTTCGAAGGGCACGACTGGATGGAAAAGCATCAGCCGCAGAAGGCGATCCCGATCTTCGAGGAGGCCCTTCAAAAATATCCCGACAGCAAGGTGCGCGATTTGACCCTCTTCTGGCTCGGCCGCGCCTATGCCGAGACCGGTCAGGTGGAGAAGGGCCGCGGGATGTCGGCCGCGTTGGAGAAATCTTTTCCGGAGAGTCCGCTCCGGCCGAAGCTCGCGAAGGTTCTTGCTTCGAAAGAAGCGGCGCTGGCGCGGGCCGAGAAAAAGGAAAAAGAGAAGGAGAAGGAAAGAGAGAGGAGAGAGGCGAAGGCGGCCGCTTCGAAAGCGATCGCTTCCAAAAAGGAGCCGCCCGTTGTGGCGAAGGGAGAGCCGTCGGAAGAAAGAATCCCTTCCTCCCGCTCGGCCGCGCCGAGACAAGCGGAGGGGTTCATGCTGGTGATCCCTCAGGTGGCTGATTTGAAAATCGAGCCGGCGGCGGATGAGAAGCGGGGTTATCCCGGCGAGGAGGTGGAGTTTCCGATCGTGATCGCCAACCGGGGAAATGGGGAGGATTCATTCACCCTCGACTCGACCTTTCCGATCGAGTATCGCCCGACCTTTTATGCCGAGGAAGGGACCCGAGAGCCGATTCAGACGACCCCGGCGCTTCAGCCCGATCAATCGTTCCGGGCGCGCTTGAAGGTGCATCTCCCCCCGAACATGACTGACAATCAGAACAAGACGTTCGAGATCAAAGTCGCTTCCCGGTTCGATCGGAACAGTTTCCAATGGATCCGAAAAACGGTCGTCGCCTCGGCCCCCCTGCTGCTCGGGGAGTATCATACCGATAAAGAACATGCGCGGCCGGGCGAGGAGGTCCGCTACACGATTACGCTGCTCAATAACGGCGGCGCCGAGGCGCGCGACGTCCGCGTCCGCTACGCGTATCATCCCGCGCTGGTGTTTCTCTCCGCCTCCCCCGCGCCGGAACGGGTGGAGTCGGCCGGCCGGGCGATCTACTGGAACCTCTCCGGGATCAAATCGAAAGGAAACGAGAAGATCGAGGTCGCATTCAAGGTCGGGGATGAGACCGCCGCCGGACAGCAGATTCTCAACCGCGGCGTCTACATCGCCTCGGTCGGCGGAGAGGTGCCGTTCCTCTCGCCGCCGACTTCCGTGAGGCAGGTCGCCTCGCTCCGGCTGGAGGGGGCGAAAGAGGAGCAGCGGGTCGTCTCGGGGGATCAGATCTTCTTCCCCTTTACCTTGACCAATTTGGGGAACGGTCCCGATCAGTTTACGCTGAAGGCGGCCGGGGTTCCGTCCGATCGGTTGACCCTTTATTTCGACAAAAACCAAGACGGCCTTTACCAATCGGGCGAGCCGGAGATCGGGGAGACGCCGCCGCTCGGCACCCGCGAGAACGTGTCGATTTTGGTCGGGGTGAAGGTCCCCGCCGGCCGGGACGGGGAGCGGCTCGATGTCCGGCTGGAGGCGCAGTCGAAACAGGACGCCAAGGCGACGGTGACCGCTTCCCGCGCGCTGTTGTTGAGCCTGCCGATGGTGGTGGTTCAGACGCAGATGCAGTCGCGCGACTCTATCCCGGGCGGGGTGATTTCATACCAGGCGACGGTGACCAACACCGGATCGGGGCTGGCCCGCAATGTCGTCATCTCGGAGGTCGTCCCGCCGGAGCTGGAGTTTGTTCATGCCGACCCCGAGCCGACCGAAAAAGACGGCAAGCGATGGGTCTGGAAGATGAACGAGCTCGGGCCGCAGCAGAAGCGGACCTTCGCCGTCAGCGTCCGGATCCGAAAAGGGCTTTCGGCCGGAACGGTGGTTCAAAAGCAGACCGAGACGCAATACCAAGATCTTCATGGAAACCGGTATCCCTAA